A stretch of Helicobacter pylori oki112 DNA encodes these proteins:
- the pgbA gene encoding plasminogen-binding protein PgbA: MLRLLIGLLLMSFISLQSASWQEPLRVSIEFVDLPKKIIRFPAHDLQVGEFGFVVTKLSDYEIVNSEVVIIAVENGVATAKFRAFESMKQSHLPTPRMVARKGDLVYFRQFNNQAFLIAPNDELYEQIRATNTDINFISSDLLVTFLNGFDPKIANLRKACNVYSVGVIYIVTTNTLNILSCESFEILEKRDLDTSGVTKTSTPFFSRVEGIDAGTLGKLFSGSQSKNYFAYYDALVKKEKRKEVRIKKREEKIDSREIKQEFKQEAIKEPKKANQGTENAPTLEEKNYQKAERKLDAKEGRRYLRDERKKAKATKKAMELEEREKEHDERDEKETEGRRKALEMDKGNEKVNAKENEQEINQEAIKKPSNENNATQQGEKQNAPKENNASKEEKKPNSKEEKRRLKEEKKKAKAEQRAREFEQRAKEHQERDEKELEERRKALEAGKK; the protein is encoded by the coding sequence ATGTTAAGGCTTTTGATAGGACTTCTTCTAATGAGTTTTATAAGCTTGCAATCAGCCTCTTGGCAAGAACCCTTAAGAGTGAGTATAGAATTTGTGGATTTGCCTAAAAAAATCATTCGTTTTCCGGCTCATGATTTGCAAGTGGGGGAGTTTGGTTTTGTCGTTACTAAACTTTCAGATTATGAAATCGTTAATTCTGAAGTGGTCATTATTGCCGTTGAAAATGGCGTCGCAACGGCTAAATTCAGAGCGTTTGAATCTATGAAACAAAGCCATTTACCCACTCCAAGAATGGTCGCTAGAAAGGGGGATTTAGTCTATTTTAGGCAATTCAACAACCAAGCGTTTTTAATCGCTCCTAATGATGAACTCTATGAGCAAATCAGAGCGACTAACACCGATATTAATTTTATTAGTTCTGATTTGTTGGTTACTTTTTTGAATGGGTTTGACCCAAAAATCGCTAATTTAAGGAAAGCGTGCAACGTTTATAGCGTGGGGGTGATTTATATTGTAACCACCAACACGCTCAATATTTTAAGCTGTGAGAGTTTTGAAATTTTAGAAAAAAGAGATCTGGATACAAGCGGTGTTACTAAAACTTCTACGCCGTTTTTTTCTAGGGTTGAGGGCATTGATGCAGGCACGCTAGGGAAACTTTTTTCAGGCAGTCAGTCTAAAAATTACTTCGCTTACTATGACGCTTTAGTGAAGAAAGAAAAACGCAAAGAAGTGAGGATTAAAAAGAGAGAAGAAAAGATTGATTCTAGAGAAATTAAACAAGAGTTCAAGCAAGAGGCCATTAAAGAGCCTAAAAAAGCCAATCAAGGCACAGAAAACGCTCCTACTTTAGAAGAGAAAAACTACCAAAAAGCAGAGCGCAAACTTGATGCTAAAGAAGGAAGGCGCTATTTAAGAGATGAAAGGAAAAAAGCCAAAGCCACCAAAAAGGCTATGGAATTGGAAGAAAGAGAAAAAGAACATGATGAAAGGGACGAAAAAGAGACTGAAGGAAGAAGAAAAGCTTTAGAAATGGATAAAGGCAATGAAAAAGTCAATGCCAAAGAAAATGAGCAAGAAATCAATCAAGAAGCCATTAAAAAGCCAAGTAATGAAAATAACGCCACCCAACAAGGCGAAAAACAAAACGCTCCTAAAGAGAACAACGCTTCTAAAGAAGAGAAAAAACCAAATTCTAAAGAAGAAAAACGCCGCTTGAAAGAAGAAAAGAAAAAAGCCAAAGCCGAACAAAGAGCGAGAGAATTTGAACAAAGAGCCAAAGAGCATCAAGAAAGAGATGAAAAAGAGCTTGAAGAGCGAAGAAAGGCACTAGAAGCGGGTAAAAAATAA
- a CDS encoding Uridine diphosphate glucose pyrophosphatase, translated as MSYFKNAFNQKSLIDDSSVYLEPCSSSNFIELKRMHYNEENTKKTWDIIKSLDSVAVLLYEKESDCFVIVKQFRPAIYARHFHFKHEIDGYTYELCAGLVDKANKSLEEIACEEALEECGYQISPKNLETIGQFYSATGLSGSLQTLYYAEVHKNLKVSKGGGIDTEKIEVLFLERSKAFDFIMDFQYAKTTGLSLAILWHLKKFKNV; from the coding sequence ATGTCTTATTTTAAGAACGCTTTCAACCAAAAATCTTTAATAGATGATTCTAGTGTGTATTTAGAGCCTTGTTCTAGCTCTAATTTCATAGAATTAAAACGCATGCATTATAATGAAGAGAATACTAAGAAAACATGGGATATTATTAAGTCTTTAGACAGCGTGGCGGTTTTACTCTATGAAAAAGAATCCGATTGCTTTGTGATTGTGAAACAATTCCGCCCAGCCATTTATGCACGCCATTTTCATTTTAAACATGAAATTGACGGATACACTTATGAATTGTGTGCGGGGCTTGTGGATAAAGCTAATAAGAGTTTAGAAGAAATCGCTTGCGAAGAAGCACTAGAAGAATGCGGTTATCAAATTAGCCCTAAAAATTTAGAAACCATAGGCCAATTTTATAGCGCGACTGGGCTGAGCGGGAGTTTGCAAACGCTCTATTACGCTGAAGTGCATAAGAATTTGAAGGTTTCAAAGGGTGGGGGGATTGATACAGAAAAGATTGAAGTGCTGTTTTTAGAGCGATCAAAAGCTTTTGATTTTATAATGGATTTTCAATACGCTAAAACCACCGGCTTGTCTTTAGCCATTTTATGGCATTTAAAAAAGTTTAAAAATGTTTAA
- the csd3 gene encoding peptidoglycan DD-metalloendopeptidase Csd3, with product MVFFHKKIILNFIYSLMVAFLFHLSYGVLLKADGMAKKQTLLVGERLVWDKLTLLGFLEKNHIPQKLYYNLSSQDKELSAEIQSNVTYYTLRDANNTLIQALIPISQDLQIHIYKKGEDYFLDFIPIIFTRKEKTLLLSLQTSPYQDIVKATNDPLLANQLMNAYKKSVPFKRLAKNDKIAIVYTRDYRVGQAFGQPTIKIAMISSRLHQYYLFSHSNGRYYDSKAQEVAGFLLETPVKYTRISSPFSYGRFHPVLKVRRPHYGVDYAAKHGSLIHSASDGRVGFIGVKAGYGNVVEIHLNELRLVYAHMSMFAKGLKKGSFVKKGQIIGRVGSTGLSTGPHLHFGVYKNSRPINPLGYIRTAKSKLHGKQREVFLEKAQHSKQKLEELLKTHSFEKNSFYLLEGF from the coding sequence ATGGTATTTTTTCATAAGAAAATTATTTTAAATTTTATCTATTCTTTAATGGTTGCTTTTTTATTCCATTTATCCTATGGGGTTCTTTTAAAAGCCGATGGAATGGCTAAAAAGCAAACTCTTTTGGTGGGTGAAAGGCTTGTGTGGGATAAACTCACGCTGTTAGGGTTTTTAGAAAAAAACCATATCCCTCAAAAACTCTACTACAACCTGAGCTCTCAAGATAAAGAATTGAGCGCTGAAATTCAAAGTAATGTTACCTACTACACCTTAAGAGACGCTAACAACACGCTCATTCAAGCCCTTATCCCTATAAGCCAGGATTTACAAATCCATATTTACAAAAAAGGGGAGGATTATTTTTTAGACTTTATCCCCATTATCTTCACTCGTAAAGAAAAAACCCTCCTTCTTTCTTTACAAACTTCGCCCTATCAAGATATTGTCAAAGCCACCAATGACCCCCTTTTAGCCAACCAATTGATGAACGCGTATAAAAAAAGCGTGCCTTTTAAACGCTTAGCAAAAAACGATAAAATCGCTATCGTTTATACAAGAGATTATCGTGTGGGGCAAGCGTTTGGCCAACCAACCATTAAAATAGCCATGATTAGCTCTCGTTTGCACCAATACTATCTTTTTTCCCATTCAAACGGGCGCTATTACGACTCAAAAGCGCAAGAAGTGGCAGGGTTTTTATTAGAAACCCCGGTGAAATACACCCGCATTTCTTCGCCTTTTTCGTATGGGAGGTTCCATCCTGTCTTAAAAGTCAGGCGGCCTCATTACGGCGTGGATTATGCGGCTAAACATGGCAGTTTGATCCATTCTGCTTCAGATGGCCGTGTGGGTTTTATAGGGGTTAAGGCGGGGTATGGGAATGTGGTTGAAATCCATTTGAATGAATTGCGCTTGGTGTATGCTCACATGAGCATGTTTGCTAAGGGGTTGAAAAAAGGCTCGTTCGTTAAAAAAGGGCAAATCATAGGAAGAGTGGGAAGCACGGGTTTAAGCACCGGGCCGCATTTGCATTTTGGCGTGTATAAAAACTCCCGCCCCATTAATCCTTTAGGCTATATCCGCACCGCTAAAAGCAAATTACACGGCAAGCAAAGAGAGGTTTTTTTAGAAAAAGCTCAGCATTCTAAGCAAAAATTAGAAGAACTTTTGAAAACCCATTCTTTTGAAAAAAATTCATTTTATCTTTTAGAGGGTTTTTAA
- the gyrB gene encoding DNA topoisomerase (ATP-hydrolyzing) subunit B, which yields MQNYQSHSIKVLKGLEGVRKRPGMYIGDTNVGGLHHMVYEVVDNAVDESMAGFCDTINITLTDEGSCIVEDNGRGIPVDIHPTEKIPACTVVLTILHAGGKFDNDTYKVSGGLHGVGVSVVNALSKRLIMTIKKEGQIYRQEFEKGIPISELEIIGKTKSAKESGTTIEFFPDESVMEVVEFQAGILQKRFKEMAYLNDGLKISFKEEKTQLQETYFYEDGLKQFVKDSAKKELLTPIVAFKSMDEETRTSIEVALAYADDYNENTLSFVNNIKTSEGGTHEAGFKMGLSKAILQYIDNNIKTKESRPISEDIKEGLIAVVSLKMSEPLFEGQTKSKLGSSYARALVSKLVYDKIHQFLEENPNEAKIIANKALLAAKAREASKKARELTRKKDNLSVGTLPGKLADCQSKDPLESEIFLVEGDSAGGSAKQGRDRVFQAILPLKGKILNVEKSHLSKILKSEEIKNMITAFGCGIQESFDIERLRYHKIIIMTDADVDGSHIQTLLMTFFYRYLRPLIEQGHVYIAQAPLYKYKKGKTEIYLKDSVALDHFLIEHGINSVDIEGIGKNDLMNLLKVVRHYRYALLELEKRYNLLEILRFLIETKDALSLDMKVLEKSILEKLEGLNYQILRSFATEESLHLHAQTPKGLVEFNLDDNLFKEVLFEEAHYTYQKLMEYNLDFLENKDILAFLEEVENHAKKGANIQRYKGLGEMNPNDLWETTMHKENRSLIKLKIEDLEKTDAVFSLCMGDEVEPRRAFIQAHAKDVKQLDV from the coding sequence ATGCAAAATTACCAGAGCCATAGTATTAAGGTTTTAAAAGGCTTAGAGGGGGTTAGGAAACGCCCTGGAATGTATATTGGCGATACTAATGTGGGTGGGTTGCACCACATGGTGTATGAAGTCGTGGATAACGCTGTGGATGAGAGCATGGCGGGTTTTTGCGATACGATTAATATCACTTTGACTGATGAGGGTTCATGCATCGTAGAAGATAACGGGCGAGGTATTCCTGTAGATATTCACCCCACGGAAAAAATCCCCGCTTGCACTGTGGTTTTAACGATTTTGCATGCGGGGGGCAAGTTTGATAATGACACTTATAAAGTTTCAGGCGGTTTGCATGGCGTGGGCGTTTCGGTTGTGAACGCTTTAAGCAAACGCTTGATTATGACCATTAAAAAAGAGGGTCAAATCTATCGCCAAGAGTTTGAAAAGGGTATCCCCATTAGCGAGCTTGAAATCATTGGCAAAACCAAAAGCGCTAAAGAAAGCGGCACGACTATTGAATTTTTCCCTGATGAAAGCGTGATGGAAGTCGTTGAATTTCAAGCGGGTATTTTGCAAAAACGCTTCAAAGAAATGGCGTATCTTAATGATGGCTTAAAAATTTCTTTCAAAGAAGAAAAAACCCAACTGCAAGAGACTTATTTCTATGAAGACGGCTTGAAACAATTCGTTAAAGACAGCGCTAAAAAAGAATTGCTCACCCCCATTGTTGCGTTTAAAAGCATGGACGAAGAAACGCGCACTTCTATAGAAGTCGCTCTAGCGTATGCTGATGATTATAATGAAAACACCTTAAGCTTTGTGAATAACATTAAAACTTCTGAGGGCGGCACGCATGAGGCGGGCTTTAAAATGGGCTTGTCTAAAGCGATTTTACAATACATTGACAATAACATTAAAACCAAAGAGTCGCGCCCCATCTCTGAAGACATTAAAGAGGGGTTGATCGCTGTTGTGAGCTTGAAAATGAGCGAGCCTTTGTTTGAAGGGCAGACTAAATCCAAACTCGGTAGCTCGTATGCGCGCGCGTTGGTTTCAAAATTAGTCTATGACAAAATCCATCAATTTTTAGAAGAAAACCCTAACGAAGCCAAAATCATCGCTAATAAAGCCCTACTAGCCGCAAAAGCCAGAGAAGCCAGCAAGAAAGCCAGAGAGCTTACAAGGAAAAAGGATAATTTGAGTGTCGGCACCTTGCCTGGAAAATTAGCCGATTGCCAGAGTAAAGACCCCTTAGAGAGTGAAATCTTTTTAGTGGAGGGCGATAGCGCGGGCGGGAGCGCTAAACAAGGGCGCGATAGGGTTTTCCAGGCGATCTTGCCCTTAAAGGGTAAGATTTTAAATGTGGAAAAAAGCCATTTGTCAAAGATCCTAAAATCAGAAGAAATTAAAAACATGATCACGGCTTTTGGGTGTGGCATTCAAGAGAGTTTTGATATAGAAAGATTGCGCTATCATAAAATCATTATCATGACCGATGCTGATGTGGATGGGAGCCATATCCAAACCTTGCTGATGACTTTTTTCTATCGTTATTTACGCCCGCTGATTGAACAAGGGCATGTTTATATCGCTCAAGCCCCTCTTTACAAATACAAGAAAGGCAAGACAGAAATTTATCTTAAAGACAGCGTCGCTTTGGATCATTTTTTAATTGAGCATGGCATCAATTCGGTGGATATTGAAGGGATTGGCAAGAACGATTTGATGAATTTGTTAAAAGTGGTGCGCCATTACCGCTATGCGCTTTTGGAATTAGAAAAACGCTACAATTTGCTAGAAATTTTACGCTTTTTGATTGAGACTAAGGACGCTTTAAGCCTTGATATGAAAGTTTTAGAAAAAAGCATTTTAGAAAAATTAGAGGGCTTGAATTATCAGATCTTACGCTCTTTTGCCACTGAAGAAAGCTTGCATTTGCACGCGCAAACCCCTAAGGGCTTGGTGGAATTTAACCTAGATGACAACCTCTTTAAAGAAGTGTTGTTTGAAGAAGCGCATTACACCTACCAAAAACTTATGGAGTATAATTTAGATTTCTTGGAAAATAAGGATATTTTGGCGTTCTTAGAAGAAGTGGAAAATCACGCTAAAAAGGGAGCGAATATCCAGCGCTATAAGGGATTGGGTGAGATGAACCCTAATGATTTATGGGAAACGACCATGCATAAAGAAAACCGCAGCTTAATCAAACTCAAAATTGAAGATTTGGAAAAAACTGATGCAGTCTTTTCGCTTTGCATGGGCGATGAAGTGGAGCCTAGAAGAGCCTTTATCCAAGCGCATGCTAAAGATGTGAAACAGCTAGATGTGTAA
- the dnaN gene encoding DNA polymerase III subunit beta translates to MKISVSKNELENALRYLQAFLDKKDASSIASHIHLEVIKEKLFLKASDSDIGLKSYIFTQSSDKEGVGTINGKKFLDIISCLKDSNIILETKDDSLVIKQNKSSFKLPMFDADEFPEFPVIDPKVSLEVNAPFLIDAFKKIAPVIEQTSHKRELAGILMQFNQKHQTLSVVGTDTKRLSYTQLEKVSINSTEEDISCILPKRALLEILKLFYENFSFKSDGMLAVIENETHTFFTKLIDGNYPDYQKILPKEYTSSFTLGKEEFKESIKLCSSLSSTIKLTLEKNNALFESLDSEHSETAKTSVEIEKGLDIEKAFHLGVNAKFFLEALNALGTTQFVLKCNEPSSPFLIQESLDEKQSHLNAKISTLMMPITL, encoded by the coding sequence ATGAAAATCAGTGTTAGTAAAAACGAGTTAGAAAATGCTTTGCGCTACTTGCAAGCTTTTTTGGATAAAAAGGACGCTTCTTCTATCGCTTCACACATCCATTTAGAAGTCATTAAAGAAAAGCTTTTTTTAAAGGCTAGCGATTCCGATATTGGGCTAAAAAGCTATATTTTTACGCAATCTAGCGATAAAGAGGGCGTAGGCACGATCAATGGGAAAAAGTTTTTGGATATTATCTCATGTTTAAAAGACTCTAACATTATTTTAGAGACTAAAGATGACAGCTTGGTGATCAAACAAAATAAAAGCTCTTTCAAACTCCCCATGTTTGACGCTGATGAGTTCCCTGAATTCCCTGTTATTGATCCCAAAGTGAGTTTAGAAGTCAATGCCCCCTTTTTAATAGATGCGTTTAAAAAGATCGCTCCTGTGATTGAGCAAACCAGCCACAAAAGGGAATTAGCCGGTATTTTAATGCAATTCAATCAAAAGCATCAAACCCTTTCAGTAGTAGGCACGGATACCAAACGGCTTTCTTACACGCAGTTAGAAAAAGTCTCTATAAATTCCACTGAAGAAGATATTTCTTGCATTTTACCTAAAAGAGCTTTATTAGAAATCCTTAAGCTTTTTTATGAAAATTTCAGTTTTAAAAGCGATGGCATGTTAGCGGTAATTGAAAACGAAACGCACACTTTTTTCACCAAGCTCATTGATGGGAATTACCCTGATTATCAAAAAATCCTCCCTAAAGAATACACTTCTTCTTTCACATTAGGCAAGGAAGAATTTAAAGAGAGCATTAAGTTATGCAGTTCTTTAAGCTCCACCATTAAACTCACTTTAGAAAAAAACAACGCTTTGTTTGAATCTTTGGATTCTGAGCATAGCGAAACGGCTAAAACCTCTGTTGAGATTGAAAAAGGTTTGGATATTGAAAAAGCCTTTCATTTGGGCGTGAACGCTAAATTTTTCCTTGAAGCCTTAAACGCTTTAGGGACAACGCAATTTGTTTTAAAATGCAATGAACCTTCTTCGCCTTTTTTGATCCAAGAGTCTCTTGATGAAAAGCAAAGCCACTTGAACGCTAAAATTTCCACTTTGATGATGCCAATCACATTATAA
- a CDS encoding phospholipase A yields the protein MKSILLFMIFVVCQLEGKKFSQDNFKVDYNYYLRKQDLHIIKTQNDLSNSWYLPPQKAPKEHSWVDFAKKYLNMMDYLGTYFLPFYHSFTPIFQWYHPNINPYQRNEFKFQISFRVPVFRHILWTKGTLYLAYTQTNWFQIYNNPQSAPMRMMNFMPELIYVYPINFKPFGGKIGNFSEIWIGWQHISNGVGGAQCYQPFNKEGNPENQFPGGPVIVKDYNGQKDVRWGGCRSVSAGQRPVFRLVWEKGGLKIMVAYWPYVPYDQSNPNLIDYMGYGNAKVDYRRGRHHFELQLYDIFTQYWRYDRWHGAFRLGYTYRINPFVGIYAQWFNGYGDGLYEYDVFSNRIGVGIRLNP from the coding sequence ATGAAAAGCATTTTGCTCTTTATGATTTTTGTAGTTTGCCAATTAGAAGGCAAAAAATTTTCACAAGATAATTTTAAGGTGGATTATAACTACTATTTGCGCAAACAGGATTTGCACATCATTAAAACGCAAAACGATTTGTCCAATTCTTGGTATCTCCCTCCACAAAAAGCCCCCAAAGAACATTCTTGGGTGGATTTTGCTAAAAAATATTTAAACATGATGGATTATCTAGGCACTTACTTTCTGCCTTTTTATCATAGTTTCACCCCCATTTTTCAATGGTACCACCCCAATATCAACCCGTATCAACGCAATGAGTTTAAGTTCCAAATCAGTTTTAGAGTGCCTGTATTTAGGCATATTCTTTGGACTAAAGGCACGCTTTATCTGGCTTATACCCAAACTAACTGGTTTCAAATTTACAATAACCCCCAATCCGCTCCCATGCGAATGATGAATTTCATGCCTGAACTCATTTATGTTTATCCTATTAATTTTAAACCTTTTGGGGGTAAAATAGGGAACTTTTCTGAGATTTGGATAGGTTGGCAACACATTTCTAATGGCGTGGGAGGTGCGCAATGTTATCAGCCTTTTAATAAAGAAGGTAATCCTGAAAACCAATTCCCAGGAGGGCCTGTAATCGTTAAAGATTATAACGGGCAAAAAGACGTGCGCTGGGGAGGGTGTCGCTCTGTGAGCGCGGGGCAACGCCCTGTGTTTCGTTTGGTGTGGGAAAAGGGAGGCCTAAAAATCATGGTCGCTTATTGGCCCTATGTCCCTTATGATCAATCCAACCCTAATTTGATTGATTATATGGGGTATGGTAACGCTAAAGTTGATTACAGGAGAGGGCGCCATCATTTTGAATTGCAACTTTATGATATTTTCACGCAATACTGGCGTTATGATCGCTGGCATGGAGCTTTCCGCTTAGGCTATACCTATCGCATTAACCCTTTTGTGGGGATTTATGCGCAGTGGTTTAACGGCTATGGCGATGGCTTATATGAATACGATGTTTTTTCCAATCGTATAGGGGTAGGAATACGCTTAAACCCTTAA
- a CDS encoding sodium-dependent transporter, giving the protein MGKFSKLGFILATLGSSIGLGHIWRFPYMVGHNGGSAFVLLYLVLTLSLGIAMLLVEMLIGNLGKKDVVSNYQILDPKRKKYYPFTSFFILGGPLILSFYAVVLGWVLYYLFVVTFDLPKDLEQAKMQFSMLQNGSLIWPVIGFSTCLLPTIWFVSRGIEEGIEKLNVVLMPLLFVIFIGLLIYAMTLESMPKALHFLFNFEIQKIDFKVVMDALGQMFFSLSLGVGTIITYSAFTPKKENLFKSSLFIVLPGILISLIAGVMIFTFVFEYHADVSQGPGLVFISLPLTFAKMGMSGQIVSLFFFMALVFAGITSTVSLIEPLALYLINRFNFSRLKASLWIGVVVYVLGVLVILSMNERYAKFLSFAHKSVFGWLDFITSSFLMPLGGLFSVLFVGWILNKKRSFLATKHFFNANAFKAWHFSVRFIAPVVILAIFILQFK; this is encoded by the coding sequence ATGGGAAAATTTTCTAAATTAGGCTTTATTTTAGCCACTTTGGGTAGCTCTATCGGTTTAGGGCATATTTGGCGCTTTCCTTATATGGTAGGCCATAATGGGGGGAGTGCGTTTGTGCTTTTATATCTGGTGCTAACCTTGAGTTTAGGCATTGCTATGCTTTTAGTGGAAATGCTGATTGGGAATTTGGGTAAAAAAGATGTTGTTTCTAATTATCAAATCTTAGATCCTAAAAGGAAAAAATACTACCCTTTCACTTCTTTTTTTATTTTAGGCGGCCCTCTCATTTTATCCTTTTATGCGGTGGTGTTAGGCTGGGTGCTTTACTATCTTTTTGTAGTAACTTTTGATTTGCCTAAAGATTTAGAGCAAGCTAAAATGCAATTTAGCATGCTCCAAAATGGCAGTTTAATCTGGCCTGTTATTGGCTTTAGCACATGCTTATTGCCGACAATATGGTTTGTTTCTAGGGGGATTGAAGAGGGGATTGAAAAATTAAATGTCGTGCTGATGCCGTTATTGTTTGTGATTTTCATAGGGCTTTTAATCTATGCGATGACTTTAGAAAGCATGCCTAAAGCTTTGCACTTTTTATTTAATTTTGAGATTCAAAAGATTGATTTTAAGGTTGTTATGGACGCTTTAGGGCAGATGTTCTTTTCTTTGAGTTTGGGGGTCGGCACGATTATTACTTATTCAGCTTTCACGCCCAAAAAAGAAAATCTATTCAAAAGCTCTTTATTTATTGTCTTGCCCGGTATTTTAATCTCTTTGATTGCCGGGGTGATGATTTTCACCTTTGTGTTTGAATACCATGCAGATGTGTCTCAAGGGCCGGGGCTTGTTTTTATTTCTTTACCTTTGACTTTTGCTAAAATGGGCATGAGTGGGCAGATCGTTTCGCTCTTTTTCTTTATGGCACTTGTTTTTGCCGGGATCACTTCTACGGTTTCTTTGATAGAGCCTTTAGCGCTTTATCTCATCAATCGTTTTAATTTCTCACGCCTTAAGGCGTCGCTATGGATAGGGGTTGTTGTGTATGTTTTAGGCGTTTTAGTCATTCTTTCTATGAATGAACGATACGCTAAGTTTTTGAGTTTTGCTCATAAGAGCGTGTTTGGGTGGTTAGATTTCATCACTTCTTCATTTTTAATGCCTTTGGGAGGCTTGTTTTCAGTCTTGTTTGTAGGATGGATTTTAAATAAAAAGCGCTCTTTTTTAGCCACGAAGCATTTCTTTAACGCAAACGCTTTTAAAGCGTGGCATTTTAGCGTTCGTTTTATCGCGCCTGTAGTGATTTTAGCGATTTTCATCTTGCAATTTAAGTGA